The following is a genomic window from Bosea sp. RAC05.
ACCCGCGGCTGACGGTCAAGGACAAGGACAAGGAACGCTGGCATGTCGTACCCGACTTCCTCCCTCTTCCCGGCGGGCAGCTCACTTCAGAAGGACGTCCTTGGCCTGGTTGACGCGGGCGGCAAGACCGCTGGTGCCCCCGGCATCCGGGTGGATGCGCTTCATCAGGGTTCGATGAGCCTGGCGAATCGCCTCCTCACCCGCCCCCGGCTGAAGCCCCAGGATCTCGTAGGCCTCCTGATCCGACATCGCGCCCGCGCCCGGCGCGCGGCCCTGCCCCGCGTCGCGGTGACGATCAGCGTCTTCACGCCAGCCGGGCGACCGGCGGTCGAGATAAGCCTCTAGCAGGCGGGCGCCCTCGGGATCCTGCGCGAGGCATTCGCGCATCAGATCGGCAATCTCCGCCAGCGTCAGATCATCGAGGCTGCGGCCGGCGAAGCGGCCGGCGCTGACCGTCCCGGTCATGCCGCCGCTGTCATGATCGAGTTCCATCGCCAGCAGCTGCGAGGCGACGCGCGAGCGCGCCCCAGGCGTCTCGGTCGAGGACGCCCCCCAGGGAAAGCGGATGCCGCCGGGCCCGGTCGCGCTCCAGCCGAGCAGCCAGGCGCCGATGCCGCCGACGAAGATCGCCATGTCGGCGCGGCCGCGCATCATCAGCAGGGCGGCGACGCCCAGCGACAGCACACCGCCTCCGCCCTTGAGCGCCTTGGCGAGCACCTTCGGATTGGTGCTCGCGAACAGCTTCGACAGCCACCAGATCAGCAGAACGGCGGCGATCCCGTAAAGCAGCGTCACCGCCGACCTCCGTCCATCGATCCCAGCAGCCCGCGCACGGCCGGGCTGCCGGCGGCGAGCTTCAGCATCGCCTCGCGCCCGCCCGCCGCATAGGCGGCGGCGGCGCGCAGCAGATCGAGCAGCGAATCCGGCGCGGCCGCGTCGAAGCGGGCATGGGCGCCGCCGGTCAGCCGGGCCATGGTGGCGAAGGCCGCGCTTGCGGCGGGATCATGCCCCTCCTGGAACAGGAAGCCGCGGATGCCGCGCAGGCCGAGCTCGCCCGCCAGACCGGCCAGCGCATCGACCTCCTCCTCCATCGCATCGCCGACGAAGACGAAGGCGCGGATCGGCACGCTGCGCGCCTCGTCGCGGACATGCTTCAGCACGCGGGCGATCTGCGTCTGGCCGCCCTGGCAGGCAATGCCCGACATCAGCCCGTTCAGCCGGCGCGGCTCGCCGACCCAGCCCGAGGCGCGGCATTCGGCCAGCCCGCGGAAATAGACGAGCTGCACGGCGAGCCCGCCGCTCGTCGCCGCGACCTCGAACATCCGCGCCTGCAGCGAGCAGGCGAGGTCCCAGGTCGGCTGGCGGCTCATCGTGGCGTCGAGCGCGAAGACGAGCCGTCCCGCCTGCCCCGT
Proteins encoded in this region:
- a CDS encoding VWA domain-containing protein, giving the protein MTDKSDKALDKRAGTGVAAGRSAPGEIDRFLGAAKQLAPLATGQAGRLVFALDATMSRQPTWDLACSLQARMFEVAATSGGLAVQLVYFRGLAECRASGWVGEPRRLNGLMSGIACQGGQTQIARVLKHVRDEARSVPIRAFVFVGDAMEEEVDALAGLAGELGLRGIRGFLFQEGHDPAASAAFATMARLTGGAHARFDAAAPDSLLDLLRAAAAYAAGGREAMLKLAAGSPAVRGLLGSMDGGRR
- a CDS encoding DnaJ domain-containing protein, producing MTLLYGIAAVLLIWWLSKLFASTNPKVLAKALKGGGGVLSLGVAALLMMRGRADMAIFVGGIGAWLLGWSATGPGGIRFPWGASSTETPGARSRVASQLLAMELDHDSGGMTGTVSAGRFAGRSLDDLTLAEIADLMRECLAQDPEGARLLEAYLDRRSPGWREDADRHRDAGQGRAPGAGAMSDQEAYEILGLQPGAGEEAIRQAHRTLMKRIHPDAGGTSGLAARVNQAKDVLLK